One stretch of Podospora pseudoanserina strain CBS 124.78 chromosome 4, whole genome shotgun sequence DNA includes these proteins:
- the ERG13 gene encoding 3-hydroxy-3-methylglutaryl coenzyme A synthase (EggNog:ENOG503NUD4; COG:I), translating to MASRPQNIGIKAIEIYFPSQYVEQTELEKFDGVSTGKYTIGLGQTKMSFCDDREDIYSFSLTVVSNLLKKYNIDTNSIGRLEVGTETILDKSKSVKSVLMQLFGDNTNIEGVDTVNACYGGTNAVFNSVNWIESSAWDGRDAIVVAGDIALYAKGNARPTGGAGAVALLIGPDAPIVFEPGMRGSYMQHAYDFYKPDLTSEYPYVDGHYSINCYSEALDGAYRAYCKREAQLTKGVNGHANGNANGVTDDILKTPLDRFDYMAFHAPTCKLVQKSYARLLYHDYLADPEHKAFAEVPADIRDMDYKKSLTDKVVEKTFMTLTKKRFQERVNPAIQVATLCGNMYCASVWGGLASLIGHVDSANLQGKRIALFSYGSGLAASFFSFRINGSTETISKTLDIPQRLVARRAVPPETYDSMCDLRKKAHLQKDYVPTGEVSTIAPGTYYLEKVDDMFKRFYAVKE from the exons ATGGCCTCCCGTCCCCAGAACATTGGCATCAAGGCCATCGAAATCTACTTCCCCAGCCAG TATGTGGAGCAAACCGAGCTTGAAAAGTTCGATGGCGTTAGCACGGGCAAGTATACAATTGGTCTTGGCCAGACTAAGATGAGCTTCTGCGACGACCGTGAGG ATATCTACTCGTTCAGCTTGACCGTCGtgtccaacctcctcaagaagTACAACATCGACACCAACTCGATCGGCCGTCTCGAGGTCGGTACCGAGACCATCCTCGACAAGTCCAAGTCGGTTAAGTCGGTGTTGATGCAGCTGTTTGgcgacaacaccaacattGAGGGTGTCGACACAGTAAACGCCTGCTACGGCGGCACCAACGCCGTTTTCAACTCTGTCAACTGGATCGAGTCTTCTGCCTGGGATGGCCGCGATGCCATTGTTGTTGCCGGTGATATTGCCCTCTACGCCAAGGGCAATGCCCGCCCGactggtggtgccggtgccgttgCGCTCTTGATTGGTCCTGATGCGCCCATCGTTTTCGAGCCCGGCATGCGTGGCAGCTACATGCAGCACGCCTATGACTTCTACAAGCCCGACCTCACCTCCGAGTACCCCTATGTTGATGGCCACTACTCCATCAACTGCTACTCCGAGGCCCTCGACGGTGCTTACCGCGCCTACTGCAAGCGCGAGGCCCAGCTCACCAAGGGCGTCAACGGCCATGCCAACGGCAACGCCAACGGCGTAACAGACGACATCCTCAAGACTCCCCTTGACCGCTTCGACTACATGGCTTTCCACGCCCCTACCTGCAAGCTCGTGCAAAAGTCGTATGCCCGCCTCCTCTACCACGACTACCTTGCCGACCCTGAGCACAAGGCCTTCGCCGAGGTTCCCGCCGACATCCGCGACATGGACTACAAGAAGTCTCTGACCGACAAGGTTGTCGAGAAGACCTTCATGACCCTCACCAAGAAGCGCTTCCAGGAGCGcgtcaaccccgccatccaggTTGCTACTCTTTGCGGTAACATGTACTGCGCCAGCGTCTGGGGCGGTCTTGCCAGCTTGATCGGCCACGTCGACAGCGCCAACCTCCAGGGCAAGCGCatcgccctcttctcctaCGGCTCCGGTCTtgccgcctccttcttctctttccgCATCAACGGCAGCACCGAGACCATTTCCAAGACTCTTGACATTCCCCAGAGACTTGTCGCTCGCCGCGCCGTCCCCCCAGAGACCTACGACTCG ATGTGCGACCTCCGCAAGAAGGCCCATCTCCAGAAGGACTACGTCCCCACCGGCGAGGTGTCCACCATTGCCCCCGGCACCTACTACCTCGAGAAGGTCGACGACATGTTCAAGAGGTTCTATGCCGTCAAGGAGTAA
- a CDS encoding hypothetical protein (EggNog:ENOG503NZIE; COG:S) — translation MASSFLIKNHTIESQHIREYPHATAHSQEEPLLLAVKQYIPLNNLTPSPGDVSIIAAHANGFPKELYEPLWEDLLSLLNSRGVQIRGIWIADVTHQGQSGILNEANLGNDPSWIDHTRDLLHLTNHFRHSLPRPLIGVGHSFGANIIVNLSLLHPRLLSSLILLDPVLSRFQSKGPKYGFAPMKASAFRRDIWPSLAAAKSAFQSNPFYRTWDPRVFNSWLEHGLRPTPTRIYPDAPAGSVTLLTTKHMESFTYYRPIRQKLMGGGKHELDWDLIPDADEVVHKNPDFPFYRPEGGPATANKLPHLRPGCIWIFGSESNVNPPDVRQEKLDLTGVGPGGSGGAKNGRVKAVTIEGYGHLVPMERTTEVATYAADFLVEDLKHWRREQEEFERWAKKRDEEKWVISEEFEGWMGGRPVRKPKKEGGDKSKL, via the exons atggcCTCTTCATTCCTGATCAAGAACCACACCATCGAATCCCAACACATCCGCGAATACCCCCACGCCACCGCCCACTCCCAAGAagaacccctcctcctcgccgtcaaACAATAcatccccctcaacaacctcaccccctcccccggcgACGTctccatcatcgccgcccaCGCAAATGGCTTCCCCAAAGAACTCTACGAGCCCCTCTGGGAAGACCTCCtatccctcctcaacagccgcGGCGTCCAAATCCGCGGCATCTGGATAGCAGACGTAACCCACCAAGGCCAATCCGGCATCCTCAACGAAGCCAACCTAGGCAACGACC CCTCGTGGATAGACCACACCcgcgacctcctccacctgacCAATCACTTCcgccactccctcccccgccccctcatCGGTGTCGGGCACTCCTTCGGCGCAAACATCATagtcaacctctccctcctccatccccgcctcctctcctccctcatccttTTGGACCCGGTCCTCTCCAGGTTCCAATCCAAAGGCCCCAAATACGGCTTCGCCCCCATGAAAGCCTCCGCCTTCCGCCGCGACATCTGgccctccctcgccgccgccaaatcAGCCTTccaatccaaccccttctACCGCACTTGGGACCCCCGCGTGTTCAACTCCTGGCTCGAACACGGCCTCCGACCAACCCCCACAAGAATCTACCCCGACGCCCCTGCTGGTTCAGTCACACTGTTGACAACCAAACACATGGAGAGTTTCACCTACTACCGCCCCATCCGTCAGAagttgatgggggggggCAAACACGAACTTGACTGGGATCTCATCCCCGACGCAGACGAAGTCGTGCATAAAAACCCCGACTTCCCCTTCTACCGCCCCGAAGGCGGCCCAGCAACGGCGAACAAGCTCCCCCATCTCCGGCCGGGCTGCATCTGGATTTTCGGCTCAGAGTCAAACGTCAACCCGCCCGACGTCCGGCAGGAGAAGCTCGACCTGACCGGAGTCGGTCCGGGCGGTTCTGGAGGCGCGAAGAACGGAAGGGTGAAAGCTGTCACCATCGAGGGGTACGGCCACCTTGTCCCAATGGAGAGGACGACCGAGGTCGCCACCTACGCCGCTGacttcctcgtcgaggaCCTCAAGCactggaggagggagcaggaAGAGTTTGAGCGGTGGGCCAAGAAGAGAGACGAGGAAAAGTGGGTGATTAgtgaggagtttgaggggtggatggggggacgGCCGGTGAGGAAGCccaagaaggaagggggagacaaGTCAAAGTTGTAG
- a CDS encoding hypothetical protein (EggNog:ENOG503Q3IU; COG:S) yields MPRPQDPHLYGQPPPKKQKTSSPTDLSGSLAFTSQLTSLLASSSSTPSTGRFRPSKSKTEDLFKSVKIKRKNRPKDQDEKLTLKSPTTTSSSSSAELEDLARSRQRLESKSRLYAAMQRGDYIGKEYGLVDFDRKWAESNPGPPEDLSSSSSEPEEEEEEATIEYTDTYGRTRLLTPSQKAALDRAAASEIDLEKMAGRPVAVPSDLIFGDTIQARAFEETNQMEELARKRDRSATPPPETHYDANWEIRTKGVGFYKFSQDGETRQKEMEGLEEERKRTEREREGREREKLRRREEMERRRREIEGRRREMGVKKAEREASRFLEELGDVLGGGGGDDGCSSVTEKKKEAEKEGQV; encoded by the coding sequence atgcCCCGTCCCCAAGACCCTCACTTATACGgccaaccaccccccaaaaaacaaaagacatcctcccccaccgacCTCTCCGGCTCCCTCGCCTTCACCTCTCaactcacctccctcctcgcctcgtcctcatccaccccgtcCACCGGCCGCTTCCgcccctccaaatccaaaACCGAAGACCTCTTCAAATCAGTCAAAATCAAACGCAAAAACCGCCCAAAAGACCAAGATGAAAAACTCAccctcaaatcccccaccaccacctcctcctcctcctccgccgaaCTCGAAGACTTAGCCCGCTCCCGTCAACGCCTAGAATCCAAATCCCGCCTCTACGCCGCCATGCAAAGAGGCGACTACATAGGCAAAGAATACGGCCTCGTAGATTTCGACCGTAAATGGGCAGAATCCAACCCCGGCCCCCCAGAAGacctttcctcctcctcttccgaaccagaagaagaagaagaagaagccacaATCGAATACACCGACACCTACGGCCGAACCCGCCTcctaaccccctcccaaaaagcAGCCCTCGACCGGGCGGCCGCCTCGGAAATCGACCTGGAGAAAATGGCCGGCCGCCCTGTCGCTGTGCCCTCTGATCTTATCTTTGGGGATACCATCCAGGCTCGGGCGTTTGAGGAGACGAATCagatggaggagttggcgaggaagagggataGGAGCGctacgccgccgccggagaCGCATTATGATGCTAATTGGGAGATACGGACCAAGGGGGTAGGGTTCTACAAGTTTAGTCAGGATGGGGAGACGAGgcagaaggagatggaggggttggaggaggaaaggaaacggacggagagggagagggaggggagggaaagggagaagctgaggaggagggaggagatggaaaggaggaggagggagattgaggggaggaggagggagatgggggtgaagaaggcggagagggaggccagcaggtttttggaggagttgggggatgttcttgggggagggggtggtgatgatgggtgtAGTAGTgtgacggagaagaagaaggaagcggaaaaggaggggcaggtTTAA
- the HOM6 gene encoding Homoserine dehydrogenase (BUSCO:EOG09263483; EggNog:ENOG503NW9B; COG:E): MAAAKQVNIAIIGAGGVGKCFLGQLETLAQRRPSPKLVLTYISTSKKAIYNSDYAAIAINDVSSKLASSSQVPLAPPKLIEYLKSSGSQTVLVDNTSSQDVADAYPLFLGNGISIVTPNKKAFSGSYKLWQDIFSAAEQSGAKVYHESSVGAGLPVISTLNDLVNTGDEVTKIEGVFSGTMSFLFNSFAPTSGKGGQWSAEVRKAKELGYTEPDPRDDLNGLDVARKLTILARLAGLEVESPTSFPVQSLIPKELESVATGDEFLEKLPAFDSQMEETKAAAEKEGKVVRFVGSIDVASKQVKVGLEKFDLSHPIAALKGSDNIISFYTKRYGSNPLIIQGAGAGGEVTAMGVTSDLIKVLSQIA, translated from the exons ATGGCTGCCGCGAAACAGGTCAACATTGCCATCATTG GCGCTGGCGGGGTAGGAAAGTgcttcctcggccagctcGAGACGCTCGCCCAGCGCAGACCCAGCCCCAAGCTCGTCCTCACCTacatcagcaccagcaagaAGGCTATCTACAACTCGGACTATGCCGCTATCGCCATCAACGATGTCTCCTCCAagctcgcctcctcctcccaggtTCCCCTCGCCCCTCCCAAGTTGATCGAGTACCTCAAGTCATCCGGCTCCCAGACCGTCCTCGTCGACAACACCAGCTCCCAAGACGTCGCCGACGCCTACCCACTCTTCCTTGGCAATGGCATCAGCATCGTCACTCCCAACAAAAAGGCCTTCTCTGGCTCCTACAAGCTTTGGCAGGATATCTTCAGCGCTGCCGAGCAGTCTGGCGCCAAGGTCTACCACGAGTCCTCCGTCGGTGCCGGTCTCCCCGTCATCTCGACCCTCAACGACCTTGTCAACACCGGTGACGAGGTCACCAAGATCGAGGGTGTCTTCAGCGGCACCAtgtccttcctcttcaactcTTTCGCCCCCACCTCCGGCAAGGGCGGCCAATGGTCCGCCGAGGTcaggaaggccaaggagctcgGTTACACTGAGCCCGACCCGCGTGACGATCTCAACGGCTTGGACGTTGCCCGGAAgctcaccatcctcgcccgccTTGCCGGTCTCGAGGTTGAGTCTCCCACGTCGTTCCCCGTCCAGAGCTTGATCCCCAAGGAGCTCGAGTCTGTTGCCACCGGTGATGAGttcctcgagaagctccccGCCTTTGACTCTCAGATGGAGGAGACAAAGGCGgcggctgagaaggagggcaaggtGGTTCGGTTTGTGGGCAGCATCGACGTCGCCTCAAAGCAGGTCAAGGTTGGACTCGAGAAGTTCGATCTCTCCCACCCCATTGCGGCGCTGAAGGGCAGCGATAACATCATTAGCTTCTATACTAAGCGGTACGGAAGCAACCCCTTGATCATCCAGGGCGCgggcgccggtggtgaagTCACGGCCATGGGCGTCACCAGCGACCTCATCAAGGTGCTCTCTCAGATCGCTTGA
- the TRM8_2 gene encoding tRNA (guanine-N(7)-)-methyltransferase (tRNA(m7G46)-methyltransferase) (COG:J; EggNog:ENOG503NU0S), translating to MAAKKNKKQKREDYRAAMKQDDVLTMPRKKFYRQRAHANPFSDHQLVYPPHPDQMDWSTLYPAYVAQEESQPEATPSSTTEDLSAPVKVKKLTQDVEVADIGCGFGGLLIALAPVMPQTLVLGLEIRVSVTQFVEDRIKVLRRQNEESKAYQNVSVLRANTMKFLPNFFRQGQLSKIFICFPDPHFKARKHKQRIVSTTLNSEYAYAVRPGGVVYTITDVPDLHGWMVQHFEAHPMFERVGVEEQEGDPCVEIMRNATEEGKKVERNKGEKFVALFRRLEDPVF from the exons ATGGCCgccaaaaagaacaagaagcaaaagcGCGAGGACTATCGCGCCGCCATGAAGCAGGACGATGTCCTCACCATGCCTCGCAAGAAGTTTTACCGCCAAAGAGCCCAcgccaaccccttctccgACCATCAATTAGTCTA CCCACCACACCCTGACCAAATGGACTGGTCCACCCTCTATCCAGCCTATGTCGCCCAAGAAGAGTCGCAGCCAGAAgccaccccatcatcaacaacagaagACCTCTCGGCACCAGTCAAAGTAAAAAAGCTCACCCAAGACGTCGAAGTAGCCGACATAGGCTGCGGCTTCGGCggcctcctcatcgccctcgcccCCGTCATGCCCCAgaccctcgtcctcggcctcgagaTCCGCGTGAGCGTCACCCAGTTCGTCGAGGACAGAATCAAGGTCCTCCGTCGGCAAAACGAAGAAAGCAAAGCCTACCAAAACGTGTCTGTTCTCCGCGCCAACACGATGAAGTTCTTGCCCAACTTTTTCAGGCAGGGGCAGCTGTCCAAGATTTTCATCTGTTTTCCCGACCCGCACTTCAAGGCGAGGAAGCACAAGCAGAGGATTGTGAGCACGACGCTGAATTCGGAGTATGCTTATGCGGTGAGGCCGGGGGGGGTTGTGTACACGATTACGGACGTGCCGGATTTGCATGGGTGGATGGTGCAGCATTTTGAGGCGCATCCGATGtttgagagggttggggtggaggagcaggagggggatCCGTGTGTGGAGATTATGAGGAATGCaacggaggaggggaagaaggtggagaggaacaAGGGGGAGAAGTTTGTGGCGTTGTTtaggaggttggaggatcCTGTGTTTTAG